The following nucleotide sequence is from Paenibacillus odorifer.
TTGGAGAGTTTCACAGGTGTAGAGGCAAAGGTTAACACCACGAGTAGAATCGCGTTCGTGTAAGTGAAGTATAAAGTGGTATTATTCCATAACGGCTGTCCATTAAAGCCAAGCATCGCTTGTAAGTAGCCAATGACCAGAGGAAGTTCTTCAAAAGCGAATAAGACCCATCCGATGAGTATAAGTACTACAGCATATAAATGTCTTGTCCAACGGGGGAGGTGGCTTAATAGCTTTAATCCCCACCATTTTTCAAAGATAAGAATGACCCCGAAGTATAATCCCCAGAGCAGAAAATTCCAGCTTGCCCCGTGCCAGATACCCGTGAGCAGCCATACGATGAGGATGTTGCGCACTTGAACGCCTAACCCCCGGCGGTTGCCTCCAAGCGGGATGTAGACATAGTCACGAAACCAACTGCTAAGGGAAATATGCCATCTCCGCCAGAAGTCAGTAATACTCTGAGAGATATAAGGTTTGTTGAAGTTCTCGTTAAAGCGGAAGCCGAACATGAGACCGAGACCAATAGCCATATCCGAATACCCGCTGAAGTCAAAATAGATCTGAAAAGCAAACGCAATAATCCCAAGCCAAGCGGTTAAAGCAGGCAGGGAATCTAGGTTGGAGCTGGATATGGTGTGCCAGAGCAGACCGATGTTGTTGGCGAGCAGTACTTTTTTGGCTAATCCGATTATGAATCTCCGTACACCTTCTGCGAACATGGGGATATCGACCGAACGTTCACGTAGTTGCCCGGCAATGGTGTTATATTGAACAATCGGACCTGCTACTAACTGTGGAAACAGCGCTACGAATGTACCGAAATCAATCCAATTGCGTTGTGCTTTCGAAGTTCCTCTATAGACGTCAATAATATAGGACATGGATTGAAAAGTATAAAATGAAATCCCAATAGGTAAAGGTAAATCCGTTAAAGGAATATGTGTACCGAGGAGTCCATTTATATTTTGGATGAGAAAATCTGCGTATTTAAAATACGACAATAAGCCTAGATTAATAATGACGGAACTAACCACAATCCACTTGCGCTGCACCGCAGTCAGCTTTGGTCTGCTGAGCAGTAGACCAAAGCTGTAATCTGTAATGGTGGACAGCAACATGATTACAATGTAGACAGGTTCGCCCCAAGCATAAAAAACCAGGCTGCTTAAAAACAATATGAGGTTTTTGATTCGCCAGGGCGAAACATAATAGAGCGCTAGGACAGCCGGCAGGAATAGGAATAGGAAAAGTAGGCTGCTGAATACCATGGTTATTTATTTTTCTGTGAAGTAAGTATCGAAGTCTGCTACGAGTTTATCTTGATCCGCAGGATCAGCAATAACGAACAGGAAATAGTTACCCTTTTTAATAAGTTTATAGTTCTTGGCATTTTCGTATTGATCAGGCAGATAGGTTTCGAATTGTTTTTGAACATCTGTTGCACGCGCTTTAATGGCATCCTCAACAGTGGTCATATCTTTTACATCTTTAACTTTCAGAACGGCGATTTCGTTAGTTTTCACATTCATCATAGGCATTCTAATGCTATAATCTTCAAGCAATTCTGGGTTGAGATGATATAGCTGTTCGACAGTAGCCGCATCAAGCTCCATTAATGATGGCTGCTCAACTTTGCTCAGCATTTGATCGACCATTTCTTTTGCAGTTAGATTCGTTTCAATGGCAGCTCCATTGTTACTGTTGTTGCTGGAACAGGCGCCAAGCACCACACTTAGTACAATGGTTAACGCTAGCATGAAGGTATGCTTTTTCAACTTAGGTCACTCTCCTTGATGTATTGTCTGAATTTCTCTAGTTACTAACGTATATAGTCGATAGAATGTTGCGCTGGATACTTACTTCGGATACTTTACCCATATTTTTGCGGAAATATGATATTCACATGAATTCATGCAAAGATCTTCCTCTCTTAGCTTGCGCAATGGTTGGTTATACTGTTACTGTAAGATAGATAGTTTTTAATAGAAGGGGATTGAACGGAATGATCGAAGAACTGAACAATGAACTACCGGAGAATTATGAGGAATTAAAGAAAGCTGCCAACCGCTCTGCGGATTGGAGAGCACGTCTAGAAGCAGTTGAAGAGCTGGGACAGACCAACCACAAACAAATTATCGATATCCTGACGCGTTTAATGGAGAGCGATCCTGTATATACAGTTCAAGAAGCTGCTTACCTTAAGCTGAAGGCTTTTGGTGAAGACGTTAAGGTGCCATCGAAGAACAAGCCTGAACTAGTTAAAGGCGTATCCAAGATCCTGCTGAGAATTAAAAAGAGCCTGCCAAGAGATCATTCTTACGAGGACTTCAAAGAGAAGCTGAAGAAGATGAGAGTTGACGTGTACGACGCTTATGAAGGTGAAAAAGGCGCTGACTTCGATACGTGGCTGATGAAGATGTGGACTTCTGCGAATAAGTAAAGGATGACAATATGCACACCAATAAATTGACAGAACAATTTCAAGAATACCTTAAGCTGTCCGCAGAATTACGCCCTGATTATATTGCCAGCTTGGGCAAGGGCGGTAACGAAGCAAAGATTACGTCAGTTTTGCCGGAGACTCCTGAACTGCTGAAAGCTATTTATAGCACTGTCTCAGGGACAAGCAGTGAGGAAGAGGAACCAAGCCTTATCGAATTTATTCCAGGGTACCGCCTGATTCATATGGATGAATATGAAGAGGAGATGAAGGTATTAGCTGGGATATTGGAGGAAAAAGGTCAACATCCTGATGGAGTTATCTTGCCTATCTTAACGAACTATGGCAGTGATTTCATTTGTTATTATAAGTCTGCCGATGGTGTGGAACAGGTATGTGACCTGCTCCATGATTTCGGCGATTTAATCGTGATGTATGATTCGCCCGATAAATTCTTGGAGACCTTATGCGAGTTCTACAAGCAGGAGGTTTATTTCCTGGATGAAGAGGGCTACCTCGATTGCGATTTAGTATTAGAAGGCGAAGTTGGCGCGGCGCTGAACCCGGATGCGAAATATTGGTCCGAGTAACGACCTGATGCCAAATAAACAAGAGCAGCAGTCCATTTATGGACTAGCTGCTCTTTATTTTTTAATAAGGTGAATTCCATGGCTATGTTTATTCCTGCGCAGCTTGGTTCTCTTGCTCACGAAGCTCTACTCGCCGTATTTTACCGGAGGTCGTCTTCGGAAGATCCTGAATAAACTCGATTTTGCGCGGATATTTATAAGGGGCTGTCCACTCTTTAACATGGGATTGCAGCTCTTTTACAAGCTCTGGTGAACCAACAATCTCATCCTTGAGCACGATAAATGCTTTAACAATGTGCCCACGGATCTCGTCTGGACTGGCTACGACCGCACATTCCTTAACGGAGGCATGCTTCATCAATGCTTCTTCTACCTCGAAAGGACCGATAGTGTAACCTGAGCTAATGATAATGTCATCCCCACGGCCCTCGAACCAGAAATAACCATCTTCATCTTTTTTTGCCCGGTCGCCGGTTATGAAGAATTCGCCGTGTGTGGAGCTTTCTTTTCTACCGGGATCTTTGTAATAAGTGTGGAACAGGGCTGGCATACTCAAATGTACGGCAATATCACCAACCACTCCAGCAGGTAGTGGCTTGCCGTCTTCGTCCACAACCTCGACTAAGCCGGGTGCGATTGATTTACCCATAGAACCAATGCGTATTGGAGTATCTTTGAGTGTTCCGATAATTAGGGTGCTTTCCGTCTGGCCGTACCCATCACGGATTGTGATATCGAATTCACGCTGAAAGGTGTTAATGACCTCTTGATTTAATGGCTCTCCGGCAGATACTGCACAACGCAGGGTAGACAAGTCGTAACGACCTAAGTCTTCTGTTTTAGCCATTAGACGATATTCCGTTGGGGTGCAGCATAATACTTGAATTTTGTGATCCTGCAATAGCTGCAAATATTTTTTGGGATGAAAGGATCCACTATATACAAAACCTGTAGCTCCGTTGCCAAGAACGGTTAAGAAGGGACTCCAGATCCACTTTTGCCAGCCGGGAGCTGCTGTTGCCCAGACGGTGTCAGATCCTTGAATATCCAGCCATTGAGGTGAGGTGATCCGCAAGTGAGCATAACCCCAACCGTGACTATGAACGACCGCTTTAGGGTTGCCGGTAGTACCTGAGGTGTAGGCGAGAATAGCCATATCATCCCGGCGGCTTGCGACTGCTGTGAAGGTATCTGGTTGGCCAACCATCAGACTTTCTAGATCCAGCCAGCCTTCACCGAGTTCGACTGAGCTGCCAGATACGGAAAGACGGTAATCGAGAGCAGGAAGATCCTCTGAGATTTTATTAACTTCCCCGGTTACTTCGGACCAAGCAATAACCGCTCTGGCTTCAGAATGGCGCAGGCGGTAGGATAAATCTTTGGCACGCAGCATTTCTGAGGATGGAATGATGGCAAGTCCTTGTTTCAGACAAGCTAAATAGATGACATAAGCGATGATGCGGCGTGGAACCATAACAAGAACACGATCCCCTTGTTGCAGCCCAAGCTTCGCAAGTCCTCCGGCCAGCCGGTTAGCTTGTTTGCGTAATTCACCGTAAGTAATTTCCTCATAATCTCCTTGCTCATTTAACCACTTAAGCGCAATCTTCTCAGGAGCATGGCTTTCCATTTCCGAAGTGAGATTGTAGAACTCAGGTGCGATCCATTGCTGATTATCCAATATGAACCTCTCCTATATCAAACAAGATGTGTATAACTGTTCTATTTAGTATATCACGTTATCCTAGTACCAGGTACTAGTACCTTGAGTTCTTAATGAATTTCGGGTTAAGATAATATGTGTAAGGTATACTTATAATAGACCACAAATCCAGAAAGTGAGAACTTATGTTATGAATCACACAACTTTTGATGAAATATTCGCTATTATGGAAGCCTCATTTCCTACTTCTGAGATCAGAACCTTTGAGGGACAACAGGAGTTATTGGACGTTCCAGATTATCGTCTCATTACCGAGATGAACTCTGAGGGTAAAATTGTTGCTTTTATGGCCTGCTGGGAGTTTCCCGGCTTTCGTTTTGTAGAACATATAGCAGTCGACCCAAGCATTAGAGGCGGAGGAATTGGCAAAAAGCTGATGACTGAATACATCAGTCTATCTAACAAGCCTGTCCTTTTGGAAGTTGAGCGGCCACTGGGTGAAATGGAGCAGCGGAGAATTGGCTTTTATGAGCGGCTGGGCTTTCATTTGAATCCTTACGATTATGTGCAGCCTCCTTTGCGTGAAGGA
It contains:
- a CDS encoding GNAT family N-acetyltransferase, with the protein product MNHTTFDEIFAIMEASFPTSEIRTFEGQQELLDVPDYRLITEMNSEGKIVAFMACWEFPGFRFVEHIAVDPSIRGGGIGKKLMTEYISLSNKPVLLEVERPLGEMEQRRIGFYERLGFHLNPYDYVQPPLREGNEDLPLLIMTYPNPVDEEEFQLYREILYSEVYKVTTPYQG
- a CDS encoding MBOAT family O-acyltransferase; protein product: MVFSSLLFLFLFLPAVLALYYVSPWRIKNLILFLSSLVFYAWGEPVYIVIMLLSTITDYSFGLLLSRPKLTAVQRKWIVVSSVIINLGLLSYFKYADFLIQNINGLLGTHIPLTDLPLPIGISFYTFQSMSYIIDVYRGTSKAQRNWIDFGTFVALFPQLVAGPIVQYNTIAGQLRERSVDIPMFAEGVRRFIIGLAKKVLLANNIGLLWHTISSSNLDSLPALTAWLGIIAFAFQIYFDFSGYSDMAIGLGLMFGFRFNENFNKPYISQSITDFWRRWHISLSSWFRDYVYIPLGGNRRGLGVQVRNILIVWLLTGIWHGASWNFLLWGLYFGVILIFEKWWGLKLLSHLPRWTRHLYAVVLILIGWVLFAFEELPLVIGYLQAMLGFNGQPLWNNTTLYFTYTNAILLVVLTFASTPVKLSKRMDSRSVPALVWYGVLFFLSVAYLVDATFNPFLYFRF
- a CDS encoding SMI1/KNR4 family protein; translation: MHTNKLTEQFQEYLKLSAELRPDYIASLGKGGNEAKITSVLPETPELLKAIYSTVSGTSSEEEEPSLIEFIPGYRLIHMDEYEEEMKVLAGILEEKGQHPDGVILPILTNYGSDFICYYKSADGVEQVCDLLHDFGDLIVMYDSPDKFLETLCEFYKQEVYFLDEEGYLDCDLVLEGEVGAALNPDAKYWSE
- a CDS encoding acyl-CoA synthetase; its protein translation is MLDNQQWIAPEFYNLTSEMESHAPEKIALKWLNEQGDYEEITYGELRKQANRLAGGLAKLGLQQGDRVLVMVPRRIIAYVIYLACLKQGLAIIPSSEMLRAKDLSYRLRHSEARAVIAWSEVTGEVNKISEDLPALDYRLSVSGSSVELGEGWLDLESLMVGQPDTFTAVASRRDDMAILAYTSGTTGNPKAVVHSHGWGYAHLRITSPQWLDIQGSDTVWATAAPGWQKWIWSPFLTVLGNGATGFVYSGSFHPKKYLQLLQDHKIQVLCCTPTEYRLMAKTEDLGRYDLSTLRCAVSAGEPLNQEVINTFQREFDITIRDGYGQTESTLIIGTLKDTPIRIGSMGKSIAPGLVEVVDEDGKPLPAGVVGDIAVHLSMPALFHTYYKDPGRKESSTHGEFFITGDRAKKDEDGYFWFEGRGDDIIISSGYTIGPFEVEEALMKHASVKECAVVASPDEIRGHIVKAFIVLKDEIVGSPELVKELQSHVKEWTAPYKYPRKIEFIQDLPKTTSGKIRRVELREQENQAAQE
- a CDS encoding HEAT repeat domain-containing protein codes for the protein MIEELNNELPENYEELKKAANRSADWRARLEAVEELGQTNHKQIIDILTRLMESDPVYTVQEAAYLKLKAFGEDVKVPSKNKPELVKGVSKILLRIKKSLPRDHSYEDFKEKLKKMRVDVYDAYEGEKGADFDTWLMKMWTSANK
- a CDS encoding DUF4358 domain-containing protein — translated: MKKHTFMLALTIVLSVVLGACSSNNSNNGAAIETNLTAKEMVDQMLSKVEQPSLMELDAATVEQLYHLNPELLEDYSIRMPMMNVKTNEIAVLKVKDVKDMTTVEDAIKARATDVQKQFETYLPDQYENAKNYKLIKKGNYFLFVIADPADQDKLVADFDTYFTEK